Genomic segment of Chloracidobacterium sp. N:
CGGGCAGTTTGTCGAGGCCCGGGCCGACTACGAACGGGTTCTGGGGGGCGTCACGCTGGCGTTTCAGAACGTGGATTCCACTGAAATGAACATCACCGATATTGACCACTACTACGAGTACCTGGGCGGTGTCACCAGCGCCGTCAAGCACCTGCGGGGCGATGGTGCCGCGCCGGCCGTGATGCTGGCTGATGCGACCGGAGCCGAAGCCAAGGTGCGCAGTCTCGAAGAAACGGTCCGGCTCGAATCCCGCACCAAGCTGCTCAATCCCAAGTGGTACGAAGCCATGCTGGAGAACGGCTACGCCGGTGTGAGCCAGATCGAACGGCAGGTTTCCAACACTTTTGGCTGGAGCGCGACCTGCCAGGCCGTGGATGACTGGGTGTATGACGGCGTGGCGCAGACCTACGTGCTTGACGAAGCCATGCGTGCGCGGTTGCAGCGCCTCAACCCCAGCAGTCTGTCGAAGTTGACCCGCCGGCTGCTCGAAGCCCATGGGCGGGGGCTGTGGAAAACAGACGAGGCGACGCTTGAACAGTTGCGTGAAGCCTACGCCCAGATGGAAGACGCACTGGAAAACGTGACTTTGTGATCCCCAAGCCCTTATCCGGGAAGTACCCCCCAAGTGAACTGCCATGAAGTTTGTACTCGTTGGCCTCAATCATCACACGGCGCCCATTGCGGTCCGCGAACGCTTTGCTTTCAGCAAGCACTACCTGCCTGAAGCCCTCAACCTGTTCGTGGATGGACAAAACATCTGCGAAGGGATGATTCTCTCCACCTGCAACCGGGTTGAACTGCTGGGTGTGACGCCATACGAAGGAACCCAGGGCATCGCCTGCGTCAAAAACTTCCTCAAGGCCATTCATCAGAAGTGCGACAGTTACGACGAGCACCTGTACTACTACACCGACCAGGATGTGGTACGGCACGTCTTCCGGGTGGCGTCGAGCCTGGACTCCATGATCATCGGCGAGCCGCAGATTCTGGGACAAGTCAAGGACGCCTACGCCACGGCGCAGTCACTGAACAAGACCGGGACGCTCATCAACAAGCTGATGCACAAGGCGTTCAGCGTTGCCAAGCGGGTCCGCACGGAGACGAAAATCGGCGCCAACGCCATTTCGGTCAGTTACGCCGCCGTCGAGCTGGCGCGGCGTATTTTCACCAGTCTTGAAGGGCAGACCGTCATGCTGGTCGGCGCCGGGGAGATGGCCGAGCTGGCTGCCACCCATCTGATGAGCGCCGGAGCGAGCCACATCGTCGTGGCCAGCCGGTCCTTCGACAAAGCCGTTCAGTTGGCCACCAAGTTCAATGGCTCGGCCGTGATTTTCGACCGCTTTCGGGAGCGGTTGCCGGAAGCCGACATCCTCATCTTTGCCACGGCGGCCCCGCACTTCGTTGTGCGTGTGGCCGACGTGGCGGCGGCGATGGAGCGGCGGCGGCACCGCCCGATGTTCATCATTGACATTTCCGTGCCGCGCAACGTGGACCCGTCCATCAACGACCTGGAGCAGGTCTTTGTGTATGACGTGGATGACCTTCAGGCCGTGGTTGAAAGCAACCTGCGCGAGCGGAAACAGGAAGCCGAACGGGCCAGTCGCATTGTCGAGGAGGAAGTCGCGGCCTTTGTGGCCGAATGGCGCAGCATGGCCGCTGCCCCCTTCATTGCCGCGCTCAATGCGCACCTTGTGGAGATGGCCCAGGCCGAATATGAGCGCCATCGCAAGCGCATTGACCGGCTGGGCGGGATGTCTCCCGAAGTCGAGCGGTACGTGCGCGAGGTCATCATCACCTCGATTCTGCGCAAATTCGCCCATCCGCTCATCGAGAACATCCGCGAAGCCGCCGCGCAGGGCGAGCAGAGCCGGCTGTGTGAAACCTTCGGGCTGGAAGTGCGGGTTGGCGCTCAACAGCAGGTGCGCCTGGCGCGTTCGGCCTGAAGTGACTCCGTGATGGAGGGTTGGAACCGGCCCTTCGTCCCCTGACCAGTTTTCATCCATTCCAACCCCAGGTGAGGTACTGATTCATGATCGTTTCAATCTACGGCAAAGGCGGTATCGGTAAATCCACGACCTCTTCCAACATCGCCATCGCCATGGCCAAGCGTGGCGCGCGTGTCCTTCAGGTGGGTTGTGACCCCAAACATGATTCGACCTTTACCATCACCAAGCGGATGATCCCGACGCTCGTCGAAATCCTCGAAGAGCATGACTACCACCATGAGGAAATCGAGCCCTCCGATGTGATTTTCAAGGGCAAGATGGGCGTGGACGCCATGGAATCCGGCGGCCCGGCCGCTGGCGCCGGCTGTGGTGGGTACGTCACCGGCGAGGCGGTGAAGTTTTTGCGCGACCACAAGCTGATGGACGAATACGACGTGGTGATTTTCGACGTGCTGGGCGATGTCGTCTGTGGCGGTTTCGCCACGCCGCTCAACCACTCGGATTTCGCCTGTGTGGTGACGGCCAACGACTTCGACTCGCTCTTTGCGGCCAACCGTATCTGTGCGGCCGTGATGGCCAAGACCAAAAACTATCCCATCTACATTGCCGGTCTGATTGTGAACCGCTGCCCGGACACCGACCACGTCGAACGCTTCTGTGACCGGACTGGCGCGCGGATTGTCGGGCACGTCCCGCAGATTGACGAAATCCGGCGGTCACGGCTGGCTGGTGTCTCCATCTTCGAGATGAAGCGCATTGGCGGAATTGCCCTGGCGCAGGATCGGTATCTCGAAATTGCCGACTACCTGCTGTCCGAGCCGGAAGCCCTCAAGGTCAAGCCCCTGACCGACCGGGAAGTGTTCGAGCATCTGCGCAGCGAGTACATCAACATCAACATCCAGCGTTTCAACGCCGAAGACCTGGAACTGCTCGAAGACCCATCCTGCCTGGCTCTTTGAGAGAGGTGAAGCGGAGTGGCCTCTCCAGCGTCGCCCACGGCAGAAGCTGTGGGCGGGGAAGGGAGGAGCCGTGATCGCTGGTGGCGCGCGTTTTGGACGGACATGTTCCAGAAAGGCAATCTATGGCAACCCCACTGCCCATTGTGAAACCGGATGCTGCCGAGCGGTTTTCGCGCATTTGCAGCGACTGTGGCATCTGCACGTCCAGTCTGCGCCCGCACGTCAAGGAAGCCTGTGCTTTCCTGGTGCAAAAATACGATGAGCTGGAGCTGACCGTGCAGGGACACGCCCGGCGGGCCGGAACGGATGAGGTGTATTTTGGGCCGTACAAAAAAATCCTGCGCGTCCGGCGGCAACGCCCCATCGCCGGGGCGCAGTGGACGGGGGTGGTGACGACCATTGCCATGCGCGCCCTGGAACAGGGGCTGGTGGAAGGCGTCATCCTGACCGGCACAGAACCCGGTACGCTCAACAAACCCCAGCCCGTTCTGGCGCGCACACCGGAAGAAGTGCTCGCCTGTCGCGGCAACAAGTTCGGCCTTTCACCGACCCTGGAAAAGATAGACGACGCCATTGCCGCCGGTCTGAAGCGCGTCATGGTGGTTGGCACGCCGTGTCAGTTCCACGCCCTGCGCGTCATCGAGCCAACCCTGCCCTTTGACGAGCTGTGGTGTCTGGGCATTCTGTGCAGTGACAACACGACGCACGAAAACTACATGACGTTTCTGAAGTCCGTCAGCCGGTCACCGGATACGGTCGTGCACATGGAGTTCATGCCGGATTTCCGCCTGTGGATGCGGCATACCAATGGGGAAGTCGAAAAGCTGAACTTCGTCGAAATTCCCATGCACGAGATTGGCCCCGACCTCATCGCACCTTCCTGCCGGGTGTGTTTCAACTACACGAACTCGCTGGCCGATTTGTCGGTGGGCTACATGGGCGGCGGCATGCCGGACAACCAGTGGTTGCTCATTCGGAATGCCAAGGGCTGGCGTTTGCTTGACCTCATCCGCGATGACGTGGAGTTGTCCGAGCCGACCGAAAGCGGCAGCCGCGCGCTGGCCATGAAGGGCTTTCTGTCGCAGCTTGGGAAACCCTACACCAAAGGCGCGCCCCGTCCGGTCAAAAAACTCATTGCCTTTCTCCAGCGTCGGCTGGGGCCGCGGGGGCTGGAGTTTGCCCGGACCCGCGTCGAGATGAAGCTGGCGGAAGGGCTGTTTACGGTACGCCGCAAGGCCGGCCACCGGGAGGCGCTGCTGGTTCCGCGCTACGCCTATGTCCCGCTGGAGAAGTACGTCCTGCCGGGCGAAACCCAGCCGCCACGGCCGCCTGTCAGCGTGAAACGTCCACGTCGTTCGCCGGCGTCGGGCAAGACTTTGAAAACCATTGACCCGATTGGCGTTGGCTGACGGGTTCCAGACACATCACACCAATTCATCCGGGAGGCTTCACCGTGTCGACCTACACCCCGGAGCAGATGCTCCGCCGTCAGAAAAGCAAATGGATGCCAGTACAGGCATTTCTGGCCCCGGTGCAGTTCGTCATTTTCTTCATCAGTCTGGCGCTCATCATCTATTTTATCTCTACCGGTCACGGATTCTGGCTGGCCAACGTGAGCGTCATGGTCAAGGTCTTTGTGCTGTGGGTCATGGCCATTACCGGGGCTTTTTGGGAAAAGGATGTTTTTGGACACTATGCCTTTGCCAAAGAGTTCTGGTGGGAAGATTTCTTCTCGACATTCGTCCTGATTTCCCACACGCTCTATGTCATTGGCTTTTTCCTCAAGTGGGAGGAAATGACGCTGGCTTACGTCGCCCTTGTGGCCTATCTGACATACTGCATCAATGCGTACCAGTTTGTGCGCAAGTATGTCATCAACCGACAGAAACTAAAGAGCCACGGTTACACGATTGCCGGGGATGTGCCTTGGGTTTCCGGTTCCTAAAAACACCGGGGAAAGTGTTGTTCTTATGCCAGTATTGCAGGCTGTCGAAAAATTGGAGCGTTATGCGCCGGGTGGGGTAGATACCGATACGCCGAGTTGGGGACGTGAAGGGGCTATCGTGCTCTACTGGCTGGGGGCTTTTGCACTTACCTGGCTGTTTCGTCTGCCGGAGCCTTTCGTCTTCAATGTCCACCAGACTGTTGCCTCGGTCTGGGGAATCCTTCTGCTGTTGGCCACCCTTGGTTTCTCCCAGTGGCTCTATGCACAGGTAGCCATTCATGAGGAGCGTCCGTTCAACCTCGTTGGTACACCCATCTTCATCATCGGCAACAGCCTTGGGGAGACACTGGCCTTTCTGCTGGTCTTCAGGTTCGGGGCAGCGATAGGAACCTGGCTGGCCTATCCCATGGGGCTGACCGGGACACCCTTCCACCTGCTCGTTTTTGGCAGTGGCTTTTTCGCCTTTCTCATCTACGGTGGTGCCATCCATGGTCTTTTCTGGATGCGCATCTTTCCTCCACACTTTCGGGAAGATAAGTGGGCGCGAAAGATTCGGAAGTTTCGGCTCTGGTCAGAAAGCGCGCTTTCTTTTTCCTGGTGTCTGACGTTCTATGTCTTTGAGGATTTCTGGAGTGTCGTCTTCTTTCATGCCATCGTGGATACGGTGCTTATGCTGAGGGTACGCCCCCGAATCTTCCGCTTTGCTTCCCAACTTCCGGCCACGGTTCGTTGATGCCCAAACCGGGTTGGATTTGGGTGTTGGGTTCAGGGGTGTCCGGCAGTCCGATTTGCAGTAGTTGTCTGAACAGAATTCTGTATCACCGTCATACGGAGAAAACATTGCCATGAAAAAGCCCAAGTGCTTGTTCGTCAATCCCCCGGTCATCGAGAAAGTCGCCGAACGGTTCAGCTTCATCAGCATGCCGTTGGCCATTCTCTACATTGGCACGTTTATCCAGTCACAGGGTTACGAAGTCGAACTCTGCGACATGAATGCCGGTCAGGAGCCTGTTTTCAGTGATGACATTGATATTGTGGGCATCTCCTGTGACACGGTGAAATACACAGTGGGGATGCGGGTGGCCAAGGCGGCCAAGGCGGCCGGAAAGTATGTGGTGATGGGGGGAACGCATCCCACTTTTGACGATGAAGCCACCTTGCGCTCCGGCTACGTGGATGTCGTCGTGCGGAGTGAAGGGGAGTATCAAATGCTGGAAATCGTCCAGCAGTTCGAGGCCAACGGCAAGGTTGATCCTTCGACTATCAAGGGGGTTGCCTGGCTGGATGGTAACCAGTTCGTGCGCAATCCGCCGATGCCGTTTATCAAAGACCTTGACAGTCTGCCGATTCCCAACCGGGAGCTGCTCGACGTGCCCCGCTACTGGAAACAGACCCGCTCCTGGTTGGGGAAATTTGCCGATCCGGTTTACAACATTTCAGGCTCACGGGGCTGCCCCTACGACTGCTCGTTCTGCATTGTGACGGCCAACTACGGGGCCAAGTGGCGGTATCGTTCGGTTGACTCGATCATGCAGGAAATCGAGGAAGGTTTTTACAAGTACAAGTACCGGACATTTTTCTTTACGGATGACATTTTCAATGCCAGTCCAAAGCGTGCCATGGCGATTTCACAGGCCATCATTGATGCTGGTCTGGCAGACAAAATCAAATGGACAGCGCAGTGCGTCACCAACATTTTTGTGAAGTTCCCGGAAGTCGTCGAAATCATGGCTGCGGCCGGCTGCATGGGCGTCATCATGGGGATTGAGTCCATGGACCCGGAAACCCTCAAGGACTACAACAAGACGGCAACCAGCGACGACAATGCCCAGTGCATCCGCCTGTTGAAAAAACACGGGATTGCTTCGATGGCCTCGATCATCATCGGCCATCCGAAGGAAACCCGCGAGTCACTCCAGGCGACGATGAAGTACATGTGTGATCTCAACCCGGAAATGCTCTGGATCAACATCCTGACGCCTTACGTCGGCACGACCATGCGGCGTGAATTCATTCAGTCGGGAAGGCTGCTGCCGAACCTGTCATGGGAAGACTATGACATCTCACATGTGACCTTCAAACTGGACCACCTCGAAGCCTGGGAAATTGAAGTCACGCGCAAGGCCATGACGGCGATGTATTACACCCGTCCGCGATACATCATGGAGAATCTTCCGCGCCTGTTTTTCGGAAAAATACCTACGCCCGTGGTGAAACAGGCTGCCTGCTGATGACCTGTGGGAGCGCGTCATCCGGGCCTGTGGCTCAACTTTTTGCATCCCTCCAAGGAGACCCCTCGTTGCCATGCCTGTCGTCGTTCAAATCAAGCGTCGCAAGAAACTCGGCCAGCATCGTCCGCTCAACATCCGGTTGGTTTTGCCCCGGTACTACAACCCGGAAAAAGGACAGCAGCACAAGCCGTTCATGATTTTTCCAAACATCGTTCTTCCGACGCTGGCGGCGATTACGCCGGCGCCGCACAAGGTGACGATTGTGGATGAGAATGTCGAGGAACTGCACATCCCCGACGACACCGATCTGGTGGCGATCACGACCTACACCCGCAACGTCCAGCGTGGCTACCAGATTGCGGATGAGTGCCGGGCACGGGGCATTCCGGTCGTCATGGGGGGCATTCACGTCAGCTTCATGATTGAAGAGGCGCTTCAGCACTGCGACGCGGTCGTGTCTGGCGAGGGGGAAGCCCTCTGGCCGCAGATTCTCGAAGACGTACAGAGTGACGACCTCAAGCCGGTGTATCAGGGGGGGCATTCGCAGGACTTGAATGAGCTGCCGGTGCCGCGCTGGGACCTGCTCAAACTGGAACGCTACTTCAAGCCCATCCCCACCCTGAAGATGCCCATCATGAGCATTCAGACCTCCCGTGGGTGTCCGCACAAGTGTGACTTCTGTACCGTGCCGGTTTTTGCCGGCGGCAAGATGCGGTACCGTGACCCGGCGCATCTGCTGCGCGAAATTGATGCCTATGGGGCTGAGTTTTTCTCGATTGCCGATGACAACCTCATCGTCAACCCCGATGCGGCGGCACAACTGTTCAAGACCCTGGCCAAGCGCAAGCTGAGCTGGTTTGGATTTTTTGACACCCAGACGCTCAAGCGGCCGGAACTGGTTGAACTGGCCGCCAGGTCCGGCTGCCGCCGGGCCTTTCTGGGCATCGAAAGCATCCACCCGAACGAGCTGGCCACAGTGAACAAGAAGTTCAACCGGCCGGAGAAGTACGAAGACCTCATCCGGCTCTTTCACCGGAACGGCATTGCCGTGGATGTTGGCATTCTTTTCGGATTCGAGGATGAAACCGTCGAGAGCACGCTGGAAACCATCGAAGAACTCAAACGGTGCAACGTGGAGACGGCCATTTTTTCCGTGATGACACCCTTTCCGGGAACGGCGCTCTACCAGCGCACGAAGGACAAACTGCTGCACACCGACTGGGACCGTTACACGGGCGAGGAAGTCGTCTGGGCGCGCGAAGGGACAGACGCCGAACAGACCCGCCGGCTGTTGCAGCTTGCCTTCGAGCGGTTTTATTCCGTGCCTTCGATTTACAAGCGGGTGCTGTCGCCGCGCTCCCATGCCCAGCGCAAGCTCCTGGCAACCATTTCCAACCTTCGTTTCCGCAGCATCATCAAGCACCGGTTCCCGGAGCCGCTCCCGCCGGATTTCCTGCGCAGCGCCCGCCAGGCCCGTCCGGCCTACGCCTGACGCCGCCGGCCGCCGCGACAGCCTGCAGCCAGCCCGTCCGTATTCATCAGGATATGGACGGGCTTTCTTCTGCCGGTCGTCATTCGGTGTGGACCGTGTGGGTGTTGGCTGAAAGCCCCGCAGACGCGCCAGCCGACGCTCAGGCAAGAAAAAGAAACTCGGCGTTCCACTTGCCCTGGGCCTTGAGAATCAGCTCGATGGCTTCCCGTACAGCCCCGCGCCCACCCGTCCGGGTGGTGATGTAGTGGGCGGCCTGTTTGACTTCCGGCACAGCGTTGGCCACGGCAATGCCCAGCCCCACCTGCTGCATCACCGGGACATCCGGCAGGTCATCCCCGATGAAGGCCACCGCCTGGGGGGATATTCCCTGGGCCGTCAGCAGTTCGGTCAGCGCCTGGGCTTTGTCGCTGGTGGCCTGACAGAGGAACTCGATGCCGGTTTCACGCGCCCGCTGTTCAAGCGCCGGTGAGCGCCGCCCGGTAATGACGCCGGTCCGAATGCCGGCCCGCCTGGCCAGCTTGAGACCGTGTCCGTCCTGCGAGTTGAAGCTCTTGAGTTCCGTTCCATCCGGGAGGAGATGGATGAAACCTTCGGTCAGCACGCCGTCGCAGTCCATCAGCAGCAGGCCGATGTGGCGGGCCCGTTCCGTCAGGGCATCGCTCATGGGCAGTCCTCCGGGGTTCAGACAAAGGGAGGTTTGAAGGTTGAGTTGACGGTGAAAGGCGGGATAGGTCCCACCAGCGTTCCCCGACAGCGCGGCGCGCCACAGGCGCAGGGGTAGTCCCGCCGCCAGGTTTCGGGGTCTCCGTCGGCGACTTGCAGGTGATAGTCCATCGTCAGTTCGGTGCCCGGCGGGATGTCCGCAATCGCCTCGATAAAAACGCGGCCGCTGCTTTCCTGGAGGCTTTCACAGTTGGGTTCGCAGGAATGGTTGATGTAGCGCGCCAGGTTGCCGAAGCGGCCGCCATCCAGAACCGTGTGCTCATCCAGGATAAAGAGAAACGTATGCGTCGTCTGCTCCAGTTTGCGCGCATAGCGCCGGTCGGCTTCTTCGCGGCTGATCCGCTCGCCACGGTATTCGATGATGCGGGTCCGGGCTTTGATGAACGTCGTGGCAAAGACGCCCCAGCCGTGAATGGGTGAACGACGCAGCTCGCAAAGGTGGTGGCGTTGCATGGTGCGCTGATAACCGGCATCGGCCGGGGAATGCCTCCCCGGTCACAGGCGGGACTTCACTTTCCCGCGTGTGGCGGGCAGTCGTTTTCCGCCGGGAGAGGCCTCGTTCAGGTCATGGGAACAGTGGACGCGCCGCCGGGTTGCCAGCAAATCCGAAACCGGCACTCCGGCGCACCCTCGCGCCGGCAACTGGTCACGGTGACTTCCGGCTG
This window contains:
- the hemA gene encoding glutamyl-tRNA reductase produces the protein MKFVLVGLNHHTAPIAVRERFAFSKHYLPEALNLFVDGQNICEGMILSTCNRVELLGVTPYEGTQGIACVKNFLKAIHQKCDSYDEHLYYYTDQDVVRHVFRVASSLDSMIIGEPQILGQVKDAYATAQSLNKTGTLINKLMHKAFSVAKRVRTETKIGANAISVSYAAVELARRIFTSLEGQTVMLVGAGEMAELAATHLMSAGASHIVVASRSFDKAVQLATKFNGSAVIFDRFRERLPEADILIFATAAPHFVVRVADVAAAMERRRHRPMFIIDISVPRNVDPSINDLEQVFVYDVDDLQAVVESNLRERKQEAERASRIVEEEVAAFVAEWRSMAAAPFIAALNAHLVEMAQAEYERHRKRIDRLGGMSPEVERYVREVIITSILRKFAHPLIENIREAAAQGEQSRLCETFGLEVRVGAQQQVRLARSA
- the bchL gene encoding ferredoxin:protochlorophyllide reductase (ATP-dependent) iron-sulfur ATP-binding protein, with product MIVSIYGKGGIGKSTTSSNIAIAMAKRGARVLQVGCDPKHDSTFTITKRMIPTLVEILEEHDYHHEEIEPSDVIFKGKMGVDAMESGGPAAGAGCGGYVTGEAVKFLRDHKLMDEYDVVIFDVLGDVVCGGFATPLNHSDFACVVTANDFDSLFAANRICAAVMAKTKNYPIYIAGLIVNRCPDTDHVERFCDRTGARIVGHVPQIDEIRRSRLAGVSIFEMKRIGGIALAQDRYLEIADYLLSEPEALKVKPLTDREVFEHLRSEYININIQRFNAEDLELLEDPSCLAL
- a CDS encoding B12-binding domain-containing radical SAM protein, yielding MKKPKCLFVNPPVIEKVAERFSFISMPLAILYIGTFIQSQGYEVELCDMNAGQEPVFSDDIDIVGISCDTVKYTVGMRVAKAAKAAGKYVVMGGTHPTFDDEATLRSGYVDVVVRSEGEYQMLEIVQQFEANGKVDPSTIKGVAWLDGNQFVRNPPMPFIKDLDSLPIPNRELLDVPRYWKQTRSWLGKFADPVYNISGSRGCPYDCSFCIVTANYGAKWRYRSVDSIMQEIEEGFYKYKYRTFFFTDDIFNASPKRAMAISQAIIDAGLADKIKWTAQCVTNIFVKFPEVVEIMAAAGCMGVIMGIESMDPETLKDYNKTATSDDNAQCIRLLKKHGIASMASIIIGHPKETRESLQATMKYMCDLNPEMLWINILTPYVGTTMRREFIQSGRLLPNLSWEDYDISHVTFKLDHLEAWEIEVTRKAMTAMYYTRPRYIMENLPRLFFGKIPTPVVKQAAC
- the bchF gene encoding 2-vinyl bacteriochlorophyllide hydratase codes for the protein MSTYTPEQMLRRQKSKWMPVQAFLAPVQFVIFFISLALIIYFISTGHGFWLANVSVMVKVFVLWVMAITGAFWEKDVFGHYAFAKEFWWEDFFSTFVLISHTLYVIGFFLKWEEMTLAYVALVAYLTYCINAYQFVRKYVINRQKLKSHGYTIAGDVPWVSGS
- a CDS encoding SET domain-containing protein, yielding MQRHHLCELRRSPIHGWGVFATTFIKARTRIIEYRGERISREEADRRYARKLEQTTHTFLFILDEHTVLDGGRFGNLARYINHSCEPNCESLQESSGRVFIEAIADIPPGTELTMDYHLQVADGDPETWRRDYPCACGAPRCRGTLVGPIPPFTVNSTFKPPFV
- a CDS encoding Coenzyme F420 hydrogenase/dehydrogenase, beta subunit C-terminal domain; its protein translation is MATPLPIVKPDAAERFSRICSDCGICTSSLRPHVKEACAFLVQKYDELELTVQGHARRAGTDEVYFGPYKKILRVRRQRPIAGAQWTGVVTTIAMRALEQGLVEGVILTGTEPGTLNKPQPVLARTPEEVLACRGNKFGLSPTLEKIDDAIAAGLKRVMVVGTPCQFHALRVIEPTLPFDELWCLGILCSDNTTHENYMTFLKSVSRSPDTVVHMEFMPDFRLWMRHTNGEVEKLNFVEIPMHEIGPDLIAPSCRVCFNYTNSLADLSVGYMGGGMPDNQWLLIRNAKGWRLLDLIRDDVELSEPTESGSRALAMKGFLSQLGKPYTKGAPRPVKKLIAFLQRRLGPRGLEFARTRVEMKLAEGLFTVRRKAGHREALLVPRYAYVPLEKYVLPGETQPPRPPVSVKRPRRSPASGKTLKTIDPIGVG
- a CDS encoding B12-binding domain-containing radical SAM protein, producing the protein MPVVVQIKRRKKLGQHRPLNIRLVLPRYYNPEKGQQHKPFMIFPNIVLPTLAAITPAPHKVTIVDENVEELHIPDDTDLVAITTYTRNVQRGYQIADECRARGIPVVMGGIHVSFMIEEALQHCDAVVSGEGEALWPQILEDVQSDDLKPVYQGGHSQDLNELPVPRWDLLKLERYFKPIPTLKMPIMSIQTSRGCPHKCDFCTVPVFAGGKMRYRDPAHLLREIDAYGAEFFSIADDNLIVNPDAAAQLFKTLAKRKLSWFGFFDTQTLKRPELVELAARSGCRRAFLGIESIHPNELATVNKKFNRPEKYEDLIRLFHRNGIAVDVGILFGFEDETVESTLETIEELKRCNVETAIFSVMTPFPGTALYQRTKDKLLHTDWDRYTGEEVVWAREGTDAEQTRRLLQLAFERFYSVPSIYKRVLSPRSHAQRKLLATISNLRFRSIIKHRFPEPLPPDFLRSARQARPAYA
- a CDS encoding HAD family hydrolase, translated to MSDALTERARHIGLLLMDCDGVLTEGFIHLLPDGTELKSFNSQDGHGLKLARRAGIRTGVITGRRSPALEQRARETGIEFLCQATSDKAQALTELLTAQGISPQAVAFIGDDLPDVPVMQQVGLGIAVANAVPEVKQAAHYITTRTGGRGAVREAIELILKAQGKWNAEFLFLA